One window from the genome of Hippopotamus amphibius kiboko isolate mHipAmp2 chromosome 13, mHipAmp2.hap2, whole genome shotgun sequence encodes:
- the MYD88 gene encoding myeloid differentiation primary response protein MyD88 isoform X3 has translation MSEGGPFSESAPPTPSMSSLPLAALNVRVRRRLSLFLNVRAQVAADWTALAEEMGFEYLEIRRLETHADPMGSLLDDWQGRPGASVGRLLELLAKLGRDDVLMELGPSIEEDCQKYILKQQQEASEKPLQVDSVDSSIPRTKELAGITICDDPLGQMPERFDAFICYCPSDIQFVQEMIRQLEQTNYRLKLCVSDRDVLPGTCVWSIASELIEKRARNVTSRLSLHSASLQVPIRSD, from the exons ATGTCCGAAGGAGGCCCCTTCTCGGAGTCagcgccccccaccccttccatgtcctccctgcccctggcagCGCTCAACGTGCGAGTGCGGCGCCGCCTGTCGCTCTTCCTAAACGTGCGGGCGCAGGTGGCGGCCGACTGGACTGCGCTGGCGGAAGAGATGGGCTTCGAGTACTTGGAGATCCGGCGGCTGGAGACGCATGCCGACCCCATGGGCAGCCTCCTGGACGACTGGCAGGGACGCCCCGGCGCCTCGGTGGGCCGCCTGCTGGAGCTGCTCGCCAAGCTGGGCCGCGACGACGTGCTGATGGAACTGGGACCCAGCATTG AGGAGGACTGCCAAAAGTATATTctgaagcagcagcaggaggcgTCTGAGAAGCCTTTACAGGTGGACTCTGTAGACAGCAGCATCCCTCGGACAAAAGAGCTGGCGGGCATCACCATTTGCGATGATCCCCTGG GGCAAATGCCTGAGCGTTTTGATGCCTTCATCTGCTACTGCCCCAGCGATATCCAGTTTGTACAGGAGATGATCCGGCAGCTAGAACAGACAAACTATCGGCTGAAGTTGTGTGTGTCTGACCGTGACGTCCTGCCTGGCACCTGCGTCTGGTCCATCGCCAGTGAACTCATTGAGAAGAG GG CAAGGAATGTGACTTCCAGACTAAGTTTGCACTCAGCCTCTCTCCAG GTGCCCATCAGAAGCGACTGA
- the MYD88 gene encoding myeloid differentiation primary response protein MyD88 isoform X1, which produces MSEGGPFSESAPPTPSMSSLPLAALNVRVRRRLSLFLNVRAQVAADWTALAEEMGFEYLEIRRLETHADPMGSLLDDWQGRPGASVGRLLELLAKLGRDDVLMELGPSIEEDCQKYILKQQQEASEKPLQVDSVDSSIPRTKELAGITICDDPLGQMPERFDAFICYCPSDIQFVQEMIRQLEQTNYRLKLCVSDRDVLPGTCVWSIASELIEKRCRRMVVVVSDDYLQSKECDFQTKFALSLSPGAHQKRLIPIKYKSMKKEFPSILRFITVCDYTNPCTKSWFWTRLARALSLP; this is translated from the exons ATGTCCGAAGGAGGCCCCTTCTCGGAGTCagcgccccccaccccttccatgtcctccctgcccctggcagCGCTCAACGTGCGAGTGCGGCGCCGCCTGTCGCTCTTCCTAAACGTGCGGGCGCAGGTGGCGGCCGACTGGACTGCGCTGGCGGAAGAGATGGGCTTCGAGTACTTGGAGATCCGGCGGCTGGAGACGCATGCCGACCCCATGGGCAGCCTCCTGGACGACTGGCAGGGACGCCCCGGCGCCTCGGTGGGCCGCCTGCTGGAGCTGCTCGCCAAGCTGGGCCGCGACGACGTGCTGATGGAACTGGGACCCAGCATTG AGGAGGACTGCCAAAAGTATATTctgaagcagcagcaggaggcgTCTGAGAAGCCTTTACAGGTGGACTCTGTAGACAGCAGCATCCCTCGGACAAAAGAGCTGGCGGGCATCACCATTTGCGATGATCCCCTGG GGCAAATGCCTGAGCGTTTTGATGCCTTCATCTGCTACTGCCCCAGCGATATCCAGTTTGTACAGGAGATGATCCGGCAGCTAGAACAGACAAACTATCGGCTGAAGTTGTGTGTGTCTGACCGTGACGTCCTGCCTGGCACCTGCGTCTGGTCCATCGCCAGTGAACTCATTGAGAAGAG GTGCCGTCGGATGGTGGTGGTTGTCTCTGATGATTACTTGCAAAGCAAGGAATGTGACTTCCAGACTAAGTTTGCACTCAGCCTCTCTCCAG GTGCCCATCAGAAGCGACTGATCCCCATCAAGTACAAGTCAATGAAGAAAGAGTTCCCCAGCATCCTGCGGTTCATCACTGTCTGCGACTACACCAACCCCTGCACCAAGTCCTGGTTCTGGACTCGCCTCGCCAGGGCCCTGTCCCTGCCCTGA
- the MYD88 gene encoding myeloid differentiation primary response protein MyD88 isoform X2 codes for MSEGGPFSESAPPTPSMSSLPLAALNVRVRRRLSLFLNVRAQVAADWTALAEEMGFEYLEIRRLETHADPMGSLLDDWQGRPGASVGRLLELLAKLGRDDVLMELGPSIEEDCQKYILKQQQEASEKPLQVDSVDSSIPRTKELAGITICDDPLGQMPERFDAFICYCPSDIQFVQEMIRQLEQTNYRLKLCVSDRDVLPGTCVWSIASAVGWWWLSLMITCKARNVTSRLSLHSASLQVPIRSD; via the exons ATGTCCGAAGGAGGCCCCTTCTCGGAGTCagcgccccccaccccttccatgtcctccctgcccctggcagCGCTCAACGTGCGAGTGCGGCGCCGCCTGTCGCTCTTCCTAAACGTGCGGGCGCAGGTGGCGGCCGACTGGACTGCGCTGGCGGAAGAGATGGGCTTCGAGTACTTGGAGATCCGGCGGCTGGAGACGCATGCCGACCCCATGGGCAGCCTCCTGGACGACTGGCAGGGACGCCCCGGCGCCTCGGTGGGCCGCCTGCTGGAGCTGCTCGCCAAGCTGGGCCGCGACGACGTGCTGATGGAACTGGGACCCAGCATTG AGGAGGACTGCCAAAAGTATATTctgaagcagcagcaggaggcgTCTGAGAAGCCTTTACAGGTGGACTCTGTAGACAGCAGCATCCCTCGGACAAAAGAGCTGGCGGGCATCACCATTTGCGATGATCCCCTGG GGCAAATGCCTGAGCGTTTTGATGCCTTCATCTGCTACTGCCCCAGCGATATCCAGTTTGTACAGGAGATGATCCGGCAGCTAGAACAGACAAACTATCGGCTGAAGTTGTGTGTGTCTGACCGTGACGTCCTGCCTGGCACCTGCGTCTGGTCCATCGCCA GTGCCGTCGGATGGTGGTGGTTGTCTCTGATGATTACTTGCAAAGCAAGGAATGTGACTTCCAGACTAAGTTTGCACTCAGCCTCTCTCCAG GTGCCCATCAGAAGCGACTGA